One Budorcas taxicolor isolate Tak-1 chromosome 6, Takin1.1, whole genome shotgun sequence DNA segment encodes these proteins:
- the PYURF gene encoding protein preY, mitochondrial — MLSGVCARLASALRGTRAPPSAVALRCLHASSSRPSADKSERTEKPPRAFDQALLEFLVCPLSKKPLRYEASTNELINEELGIAYPIIDGIPNMIPQAARMTHQNKKQEEVEQH; from the exons ATGCTGAGCGGAGTGTGCGCCCGGCTCGCGTCAGCGCTGCGAGGGACACGCGCGCCGCCGTCCGCGGTCGCCCTGAGGTGTCTGCACGCGTCCAGCTCGCGGCCGTCCGCGGACAAGAGCGAGAGGACGGAGAAACCGCCCCGCGCCTTCGACCAGGCCTTGCTGGAGTTCCTGGTGTGTCCGCTCTCCAAGAAGCCGCTCAG atATGAAGCATCGACAAATGAATTGATTAATGAAGAGTTAGGAATAGCCTATCCAATTATTGATGGGATTCCTAATATGATACCACAGGCAGCTAGGATGACACATCAAAATAAGAAGCAAGAAGAAGTGGAGCAGCATTAG